In a genomic window of Quercus lobata isolate SW786 chromosome 4, ValleyOak3.0 Primary Assembly, whole genome shotgun sequence:
- the LOC115985123 gene encoding TMV resistance protein N-like, with translation MLCSSTESEFEFIQRVIKEISSTKSNHMPLFVAKYLVGIDVQVEAIELLLDMESNDVCMVGIYGLGGIGKTTISKAVYNKIANQFEGSCFLENVTERSKINCDIIQLQETLLSKILRDRDLKVHNVFEGTNLIKERLCSKKVLLILDDVGDSKEVENLLGEYNWFASESRVIITTRNKRVLTNLGIDHRIYKVKELSECEACELFIQHAFQTSKYEEDYLELAKQIICYANGLPLALEIIGSDLCGKNIHEWKSALEKYKNIPHEDIQKILKISYDGLEKIEKDIFLDIACFFKGYNKSDVVKILGSCDLYPDYGIGKLIDKCLVTLAYGHLSMHDLLQQMGREIVQQESEELEQRSRIWRYKDAHKLLTRNMGTNKIRSIMLLSPEQTKISLKAKVFKRMKNLKFLTGNVHIGEELEYLPDELRFLEWHEFSLSLSSKCCLPQQLVILNMSESNIILEKVFKQGFQYENLTIIKLRDCQLITKLPEFCSSPNLEKLDLSHCENLIGVHESIGFLEKLKVWDLKSCSRLKKLPDIHPEMKCLEKLYLEFSGIEELPSSLLYLTRLDSLPLVGCLKLTKFLVRANKSQMQEDNFNNFSGPTGFLSLRHLNLLGKY, from the exons ATGCTTTGCAGTAGCACTGAATCTGAATTTGAGTTTATCCAAAGAGTGATAAAAGAGATATCAAGTACTAAATCAAATCATATGCCATTATTTGTTGCTAAATATCTGGTTGGAATAGATGTTCAAGTGGAGGCCATAGAATTGCTTTTAGATATGGAGTCGAATGATGTTTGCATGGTAGGAATTTATGGTCTTGGGGGAATAGGCAAGACTACGATCTCGAAAGctgtttataataaaattgcTAACCAATTTGAAGGAAGTTGTTTTTTAGAGAATGTTACAGAAAGGTCAAAGATAAATTGTGACATAATCCAACTACAAGAGACACTTCTTTCTAAGATCTTACGAGATAGAGATTTGAAGGTGCACAATGTCTTTGAAGGTACCAATTTGATAAAGGAAAGACTTTGTAGTAAAAAAGttcttttaattcttgatgatgtgggTGACTCAAAAGAGGTAGAAAATTTGCTAGGAGAATATAACTGGTTTGCTTCCGAAAGTAGAGTCATTATAACAACAAGAAACAAACGAGTACTAACCAATTTGGGAATTGATCATCGAATATACAAGGTTAAAGAATTGAGTGAATGTGAAGCTTGTGAACTTTTCATCCAACACGCCTTCCAAACAAGTAAATATGAGGAAGATTATTTAGAACTTGCAAAACAGATTATATGTTATGCCAATGGCCTTCCATTAGCTTTAGAAATAATTGGTTCTGATTTGTGTGgaaaaaatatacatgaatGGAAAAGTGCATTAGAAAAGTATAAAAACATTCCACATGAAGATATTCaaaaaatactcaaaataagttatgatggattggaaaaaattgaaaaggatatttttcttgatattgcatgtttttttaagGGTTACAACAAGAGcgatgttgtaaaaatattaggTTCTTGCGATTTATATCCAGACTATGGTATTGGAAAGCTTATTGATAAGTGTCTCGTAACCTTGGCATATGGCCATTTGTCAATGCATGACTTGCTACAACAAATGGGTAGAGAAATTGTTCAACAAGAATCAGAAGAGCTAGAACAGCGTAGTAGGATATGGCGTTATAAGGATGCTCACAAATTACTAACTAGAAATATG GGAACAAATAAAATTCGAAGTATAATGTTGCTCTCACCTGAACAAACAAAGATTTCATTGAAAGCTAAAGTTTTCAAGAGgatgaaaaatctcaaatttctaaCAGGCAATGTACATATTGGTGAAGAACTTGAATATCTCCCAGATGAATTAAGGTTTCTTGAATGGCATGAATTTTCTCTATCCTTATCTTCTAAATGTTGCCTTCCTCAACAACTTGTTATACTTAATATGTCTGAGTCTAACATTATATTGGAGAAGGTATTCAAGCAG gGGTTCCAGTACGAAAATTTGACAATTATCAAGCTGAGGGATTGTCAGTTGATTACAAAATTACCTGAGTTCTGCTCCTCCCCAAACTTAGAGAAATTGGACCTTTCTCATTGTGAAAATTTAATTGGGGTTCATGAGTCCATTGGATTTCTTGAGAAGCTTAAAGTATGGGATCTAAAGAGCTGCTCAAGGCTTAAGAAGTTACCTGATATTCACCCAGAAATGAAATGTCTAGAGAAATTGTATTTGGAATTTAGTGGTATTGAAGAATTGCCTTCATCACTGTTGTATCTGACTAGACTTGACAGTTTACCTCTAGTTGGCTGCCTTAAGCTTACGAAATTTCTAGTTAGGGCCAATAAATCACAAATGCAGGAGGATAACTTCAATAACTTTTCGGGTCCTACTGGGTTTTTGAGCTTGAGACATTTGAATCTTCTTGG AAAGTATTAG